The following coding sequences are from one Bos mutus isolate GX-2022 chromosome 22, NWIPB_WYAK_1.1, whole genome shotgun sequence window:
- the SF1 gene encoding splicing factor 1 isoform X11: MATGANATPLDFPSKKRKRSRWNQDTMEQKTVIPGMPTVIPPGLTREQERAYIVQLQIEDLTRKLRTGDLGIPPNPEDRSPSPEPIYNSEGKRLNTREFRTRKKLEEERHNLITEMVALNPDFKPPADYKPPATRVSDKVMIPQDEYPEINFVGLLIGPRGNTLKNIEKECNAKIMIRGKGSVKEGKVGRKDGQMLPGEDEPLHALVTANTMENVKKAVEQIRNILKQGIETPEDQNDLRKMQLRELARLNGTLREDDNRILRPWQSSETRSITNTTVCTKCGGAGHIASDCKFQRPGDPQSAQDKARMDKEYLSLMAELGEAPVPASVGSTSGPATTPLASAPRPAAPANNPPPPSLMSTTQSRPPWMNSGPSESRPYHGMHGGGPGGPGGGPHSFPHPLPSLTGGHGGHPMQHNPNGPPPPWMQPPPPPMNQGPHPPGHHGPPPMVPGKYACGLWGLSPASRKRYDAAATYGHDATAAAASQWAASAPSLWSSSPMATAAAAASATPSAQQQYGFQYPLAMAAKIPPRGGDGPSHESEDFPRPLVTLPGRQPQQRPWWTGWFGKAA, from the exons ATGGCGACCGGAGCGAACGCTACGCCGCTGG ACTTCCCCAGTAAGAAGCGGAAGAGGAGCCGCTGGAACCAAGACACAATGGAACAGAAGACGGTGATTCCAGGAATGCCTACAGTCATCCCCCCTGGACTTACTCGGGAACAAGAAAGAGCTTATATAG TGCAACTGCAGATAGAAGACCTGACTCGTAAACTGCGCACAGGAGACCTGGGCATCCCCCCTAACCCTGAGGACAG GTCCCCTTCCCCTGAGCCCATCTACAATAGTGAGGGGAAGAGGCTTAACACTCGCGAGTTCCGCACCCGCAAGAAACTGGAGGAGGAACGGCATAATCTCATCACGGAAATGGTTGCCCTCAACCCTGATTTCAAGCCTCCTGCAGATTACAA ACCTCCAGCAACACGTGTGAGCGATAAAGTAATGATCCCACAAGATGAGTATCCGGAAATCAATTTTGTGGGGCTGCTGATTGGGCCAAG AGGGAACACCTTGAAGAACATAGAGAAGGAGTGTAATGCCAAGATCATGATCCGGGGGAAAGGTTCTGTGAAAGAAGGGAAAGTTGGGCGCAAAGATGGCCAGATGCTGCCAGGAGAAGATGAGCCGCTTCACGCCCTGGTCACTGCCAATACCATGGAGAATGTGAAGAAAGCAGTAGAACAG ATAAGAAACATTCTGAAGCAGGGTATTGAGACCCCTGAGGACCAGAATGACCTACGGAAGATGCAACTTCGAGAGTTGGCTCGCTTGAATGGGACCCTTCGGGAAGATGATAACAG GATCTTAAGACCCTGGCAGAGCTCTGAGACCCGCAGCATTACCAATACCACAGTCTGTACCAAGTGTGGCGGGGCTGGCCACATTGCTTCCGATTGCAAGTTCCAAAG GCCTGGTGACCCCCAGTCAGCTCAGGATAAAGCACGGATGGATAAAGAATACTTGTCCCTTATGGCTGAACTGGGGGAGGCACCTGTGCCCGCATCTGTGGGCTCCACCTCTGGGCCTGCCACCACACCACTGGCCAGTGCACCTCGGCCTGCTGCTCCTGCCAACAACCCACCTCCGCCG TCTCTCATGTCCACTACCCAGAGCCGCCCACCCTGGATGAACTCCGGCCCGTCAGAGAGTCGGCCCTACCATGGCATGCATGGAGGTGGCCCCGGTGGGCCCGGAGGTGGCCCCCACAGCTTCCCACACCCGCTGCCCAGCCTCACAGGTGGACATGGTGGACATCCCATGCAGCACAACCCTAATGGACCTCCACCCCCCTGGATGCAGCCGCCACCACCACCGATGAACCAGGGCCCCCACCCACCTGGGCACCACGGCCCTCCTCCAATGG TACCTGGGAAGTACGCCTGTGGGCTCTGGGGTCTATCGCCTGCATCAAGGAAAAG GTATGATGCCGCCGCCACCTATGGGCATGatgccaccgccgccgccgcctcccagTGGGCAGCCTCCGCCCCCTCCCTCTGGTCCTCTTCCCCCatggcaacagcagcagcagcagcctccgcCACCCCCTCCGCCCAGCAGCAGTATGGCTTCCAGTACCCCCTTGCCATGGCAGCAAA GATCCCTCCCCGCGGCGGCGATGGCCCGAGCCATGAGAGTGAGGACTTTCCGCGCCCATTGGTGACCCTTCCAGGCAGACAGCCTCAGCAGCGCCCCTGGTGGACAGGATGGTTCGGCAAAGCAGCCTGA
- the SF1 gene encoding splicing factor 1 isoform X12 — protein sequence MATGANATPLDFPSKKRKRSRWNQDTMEQKTVIPGMPTVIPPGLTREQERAYIVQLQIEDLTRKLRTGDLGIPPNPEDRSPSPEPIYNSEGKRLNTREFRTRKKLEEERHNLITEMVALNPDFKPPADYKPPATRVSDKVMIPQDEYPEINFVGLLIGPRGNTLKNIEKECNAKIMIRGKGSVKEGKVGRKDGQMLPGEDEPLHALVTANTMENVKKAVEQIRNILKQGIETPEDQNDLRKMQLRELARLNGTLREDDNRILRPWQSSETRSITNTTVCTKCGGAGHIASDCKFQRPGDPQSAQDKARMDKEYLSLMAELGEAPVPASVGSTSGPATTPLASAPRPAAPANNPPPPSLMSTTQSRPPWMNSGPSESRPYHGMHGGGPGGPGGGPHSFPHPLPSLTGGHGGHPMQHNPNGPPPPWMQPPPPPMNQGPHPPGHHGPPPMDQYLGSTPVGSGVYRLHQGKGMMPPPPMGMMPPPPPPPSGQPPPPPSGPLPPWQQQQQQPPPPPPPSSSMASSTPLPWQQRSLPAAAMARAMRVRTFRAHW from the exons ATGGCGACCGGAGCGAACGCTACGCCGCTGG ACTTCCCCAGTAAGAAGCGGAAGAGGAGCCGCTGGAACCAAGACACAATGGAACAGAAGACGGTGATTCCAGGAATGCCTACAGTCATCCCCCCTGGACTTACTCGGGAACAAGAAAGAGCTTATATAG TGCAACTGCAGATAGAAGACCTGACTCGTAAACTGCGCACAGGAGACCTGGGCATCCCCCCTAACCCTGAGGACAG GTCCCCTTCCCCTGAGCCCATCTACAATAGTGAGGGGAAGAGGCTTAACACTCGCGAGTTCCGCACCCGCAAGAAACTGGAGGAGGAACGGCATAATCTCATCACGGAAATGGTTGCCCTCAACCCTGATTTCAAGCCTCCTGCAGATTACAA ACCTCCAGCAACACGTGTGAGCGATAAAGTAATGATCCCACAAGATGAGTATCCGGAAATCAATTTTGTGGGGCTGCTGATTGGGCCAAG AGGGAACACCTTGAAGAACATAGAGAAGGAGTGTAATGCCAAGATCATGATCCGGGGGAAAGGTTCTGTGAAAGAAGGGAAAGTTGGGCGCAAAGATGGCCAGATGCTGCCAGGAGAAGATGAGCCGCTTCACGCCCTGGTCACTGCCAATACCATGGAGAATGTGAAGAAAGCAGTAGAACAG ATAAGAAACATTCTGAAGCAGGGTATTGAGACCCCTGAGGACCAGAATGACCTACGGAAGATGCAACTTCGAGAGTTGGCTCGCTTGAATGGGACCCTTCGGGAAGATGATAACAG GATCTTAAGACCCTGGCAGAGCTCTGAGACCCGCAGCATTACCAATACCACAGTCTGTACCAAGTGTGGCGGGGCTGGCCACATTGCTTCCGATTGCAAGTTCCAAAG GCCTGGTGACCCCCAGTCAGCTCAGGATAAAGCACGGATGGATAAAGAATACTTGTCCCTTATGGCTGAACTGGGGGAGGCACCTGTGCCCGCATCTGTGGGCTCCACCTCTGGGCCTGCCACCACACCACTGGCCAGTGCACCTCGGCCTGCTGCTCCTGCCAACAACCCACCTCCGCCG TCTCTCATGTCCACTACCCAGAGCCGCCCACCCTGGATGAACTCCGGCCCGTCAGAGAGTCGGCCCTACCATGGCATGCATGGAGGTGGCCCCGGTGGGCCCGGAGGTGGCCCCCACAGCTTCCCACACCCGCTGCCCAGCCTCACAGGTGGACATGGTGGACATCCCATGCAGCACAACCCTAATGGACCTCCACCCCCCTGGATGCAGCCGCCACCACCACCGATGAACCAGGGCCCCCACCCACCTGGGCACCACGGCCCTCCTCCAATGG ATCAGTACCTGGGAAGTACGCCTGTGGGCTCTGGGGTCTATCGCCTGCATCAAGGAAAAG GTATGATGCCGCCGCCACCTATGGGCATGatgccaccgccgccgccgcctcccagTGGGCAGCCTCCGCCCCCTCCCTCTGGTCCTCTTCCCCCatggcaacagcagcagcagcagcctccgcCACCCCCTCCGCCCAGCAGCAGTATGGCTTCCAGTACCCCCTTGCCATGGCAGCAAA GATCCCTCCCCGCGGCGGCGATGGCCCGAGCCATGAGAGTGAGGACTTTCCGCGCCCATTGGTGA
- the SF1 gene encoding splicing factor 1 isoform X5: MATGANATPLDFPSKKRKRSRWNQDTMEQKTVIPGMPTVIPPGLTREQERAYIVQLQIEDLTRKLRTGDLGIPPNPEDRSPSPEPIYNSEGKRLNTREFRTRKKLEEERHNLITEMVALNPDFKPPADYKPPATRVSDKVMIPQDEYPEINFVGLLIGPRGNTLKNIEKECNAKIMIRGKGSVKEGKVGRKDGQMLPGEDEPLHALVTANTMENVKKAVEQIRNILKQGIETPEDQNDLRKMQLRELARLNGTLREDDNRILRPWQSSETRSITNTTVCTKCGGAGHIASDCKFQRPGDPQSAQDKARMDKEYLSLMAELGEAPVPASVGSTSGPATTPLASAPRPAAPANNPPPPSLMSTTQSRPPWMNSGPSESRPYHGMHGGGPGGPGGGPHSFPHPLPSLTGGHGGHPMQHNPNGPPPPWMQPPPPPMNQGPHPPGHHGPPPMDQYLGSTPVGSGVYRLHQGKGMMPPPPMGMMPPPPPPPSGQPPPPPSGPLPPWQQQQQQPPPPPPPSSSMASSTPLPWQQNTTTTTTSAGTGSIPPWQQQQAAAAASPGAPQMQGNPTMVPLPPGVQPPLPPGAPPPPPPPPPGSAGMMIPPRGGDGPSHESEDFPRPLVTLPGRQPQQRPWWTGWFGKAA, translated from the exons ATGGCGACCGGAGCGAACGCTACGCCGCTGG ACTTCCCCAGTAAGAAGCGGAAGAGGAGCCGCTGGAACCAAGACACAATGGAACAGAAGACGGTGATTCCAGGAATGCCTACAGTCATCCCCCCTGGACTTACTCGGGAACAAGAAAGAGCTTATATAG TGCAACTGCAGATAGAAGACCTGACTCGTAAACTGCGCACAGGAGACCTGGGCATCCCCCCTAACCCTGAGGACAG GTCCCCTTCCCCTGAGCCCATCTACAATAGTGAGGGGAAGAGGCTTAACACTCGCGAGTTCCGCACCCGCAAGAAACTGGAGGAGGAACGGCATAATCTCATCACGGAAATGGTTGCCCTCAACCCTGATTTCAAGCCTCCTGCAGATTACAA ACCTCCAGCAACACGTGTGAGCGATAAAGTAATGATCCCACAAGATGAGTATCCGGAAATCAATTTTGTGGGGCTGCTGATTGGGCCAAG AGGGAACACCTTGAAGAACATAGAGAAGGAGTGTAATGCCAAGATCATGATCCGGGGGAAAGGTTCTGTGAAAGAAGGGAAAGTTGGGCGCAAAGATGGCCAGATGCTGCCAGGAGAAGATGAGCCGCTTCACGCCCTGGTCACTGCCAATACCATGGAGAATGTGAAGAAAGCAGTAGAACAG ATAAGAAACATTCTGAAGCAGGGTATTGAGACCCCTGAGGACCAGAATGACCTACGGAAGATGCAACTTCGAGAGTTGGCTCGCTTGAATGGGACCCTTCGGGAAGATGATAACAG GATCTTAAGACCCTGGCAGAGCTCTGAGACCCGCAGCATTACCAATACCACAGTCTGTACCAAGTGTGGCGGGGCTGGCCACATTGCTTCCGATTGCAAGTTCCAAAG GCCTGGTGACCCCCAGTCAGCTCAGGATAAAGCACGGATGGATAAAGAATACTTGTCCCTTATGGCTGAACTGGGGGAGGCACCTGTGCCCGCATCTGTGGGCTCCACCTCTGGGCCTGCCACCACACCACTGGCCAGTGCACCTCGGCCTGCTGCTCCTGCCAACAACCCACCTCCGCCG TCTCTCATGTCCACTACCCAGAGCCGCCCACCCTGGATGAACTCCGGCCCGTCAGAGAGTCGGCCCTACCATGGCATGCATGGAGGTGGCCCCGGTGGGCCCGGAGGTGGCCCCCACAGCTTCCCACACCCGCTGCCCAGCCTCACAGGTGGACATGGTGGACATCCCATGCAGCACAACCCTAATGGACCTCCACCCCCCTGGATGCAGCCGCCACCACCACCGATGAACCAGGGCCCCCACCCACCTGGGCACCACGGCCCTCCTCCAATGG ATCAGTACCTGGGAAGTACGCCTGTGGGCTCTGGGGTCTATCGCCTGCATCAAGGAAAAG GTATGATGCCGCCGCCACCTATGGGCATGatgccaccgccgccgccgcctcccagTGGGCAGCCTCCGCCCCCTCCCTCTGGTCCTCTTCCCCCatggcaacagcagcagcagcagcctccgcCACCCCCTCCGCCCAGCAGCAGTATGGCTTCCAGTACCCCCTTGCCATGGCAGCAAA ATACGACGACTACCACCACGAGCGCTGGCACAGGGTCCATCCCGCCATGGCAACAGCAGCAGGCGGCTGCCGCAGCTTCTCCAGGAGCCCCTCAGATGCAAGGCAACCCCACTATggtgcccctgcccccaggggtCCAGCCGCCTCTGCCGCCCGGGGCCCCTCCCCCTCCGCCGCCTCCGCCGCCTGGTTCCGCCGGCATGAT GATCCCTCCCCGCGGCGGCGATGGCCCGAGCCATGAGAGTGAGGACTTTCCGCGCCCATTGGTGACCCTTCCAGGCAGACAGCCTCAGCAGCGCCCCTGGTGGACAGGATGGTTCGGCAAAGCAGCCTGA
- the SF1 gene encoding splicing factor 1 isoform X10, which produces MATGANATPLDFPSKKRKRSRWNQDTMEQKTVIPGMPTVIPPGLTREQERAYIVQLQIEDLTRKLRTGDLGIPPNPEDRSPSPEPIYNSEGKRLNTREFRTRKKLEEERHNLITEMVALNPDFKPPADYKPPATRVSDKVMIPQDEYPEINFVGLLIGPRGNTLKNIEKECNAKIMIRGKGSVKEGKVGRKDGQMLPGEDEPLHALVTANTMENVKKAVEQIRNILKQGIETPEDQNDLRKMQLRELARLNGTLREDDNRILRPWQSSETRSITNTTVCTKCGGAGHIASDCKFQRPGDPQSAQDKARMDKEYLSLMAELGEAPVPASVGSTSGPATTPLASAPRPAAPANNPPPPSLMSTTQSRPPWMNSGPSESRPYHGMHGGGPGGPGGGPHSFPHPLPSLTGGHGGHPMQHNPNGPPPPWMQPPPPPMNQGPHPPGHHGPPPMGKSVPGKYACGLWGLSPASRKRYDAAATYGHDATAAAASQWAASAPSLWSSSPMATAAAAASATPSAQQQYGFQYPLAMAAKIPPRGGDGPSHESEDFPRPLVTLPGRQPQQRPWWTGWFGKAA; this is translated from the exons ATGGCGACCGGAGCGAACGCTACGCCGCTGG ACTTCCCCAGTAAGAAGCGGAAGAGGAGCCGCTGGAACCAAGACACAATGGAACAGAAGACGGTGATTCCAGGAATGCCTACAGTCATCCCCCCTGGACTTACTCGGGAACAAGAAAGAGCTTATATAG TGCAACTGCAGATAGAAGACCTGACTCGTAAACTGCGCACAGGAGACCTGGGCATCCCCCCTAACCCTGAGGACAG GTCCCCTTCCCCTGAGCCCATCTACAATAGTGAGGGGAAGAGGCTTAACACTCGCGAGTTCCGCACCCGCAAGAAACTGGAGGAGGAACGGCATAATCTCATCACGGAAATGGTTGCCCTCAACCCTGATTTCAAGCCTCCTGCAGATTACAA ACCTCCAGCAACACGTGTGAGCGATAAAGTAATGATCCCACAAGATGAGTATCCGGAAATCAATTTTGTGGGGCTGCTGATTGGGCCAAG AGGGAACACCTTGAAGAACATAGAGAAGGAGTGTAATGCCAAGATCATGATCCGGGGGAAAGGTTCTGTGAAAGAAGGGAAAGTTGGGCGCAAAGATGGCCAGATGCTGCCAGGAGAAGATGAGCCGCTTCACGCCCTGGTCACTGCCAATACCATGGAGAATGTGAAGAAAGCAGTAGAACAG ATAAGAAACATTCTGAAGCAGGGTATTGAGACCCCTGAGGACCAGAATGACCTACGGAAGATGCAACTTCGAGAGTTGGCTCGCTTGAATGGGACCCTTCGGGAAGATGATAACAG GATCTTAAGACCCTGGCAGAGCTCTGAGACCCGCAGCATTACCAATACCACAGTCTGTACCAAGTGTGGCGGGGCTGGCCACATTGCTTCCGATTGCAAGTTCCAAAG GCCTGGTGACCCCCAGTCAGCTCAGGATAAAGCACGGATGGATAAAGAATACTTGTCCCTTATGGCTGAACTGGGGGAGGCACCTGTGCCCGCATCTGTGGGCTCCACCTCTGGGCCTGCCACCACACCACTGGCCAGTGCACCTCGGCCTGCTGCTCCTGCCAACAACCCACCTCCGCCG TCTCTCATGTCCACTACCCAGAGCCGCCCACCCTGGATGAACTCCGGCCCGTCAGAGAGTCGGCCCTACCATGGCATGCATGGAGGTGGCCCCGGTGGGCCCGGAGGTGGCCCCCACAGCTTCCCACACCCGCTGCCCAGCCTCACAGGTGGACATGGTGGACATCCCATGCAGCACAACCCTAATGGACCTCCACCCCCCTGGATGCAGCCGCCACCACCACCGATGAACCAGGGCCCCCACCCACCTGGGCACCACGGCCCTCCTCCAATGGGTAA ATCAGTACCTGGGAAGTACGCCTGTGGGCTCTGGGGTCTATCGCCTGCATCAAGGAAAAG GTATGATGCCGCCGCCACCTATGGGCATGatgccaccgccgccgccgcctcccagTGGGCAGCCTCCGCCCCCTCCCTCTGGTCCTCTTCCCCCatggcaacagcagcagcagcagcctccgcCACCCCCTCCGCCCAGCAGCAGTATGGCTTCCAGTACCCCCTTGCCATGGCAGCAAA GATCCCTCCCCGCGGCGGCGATGGCCCGAGCCATGAGAGTGAGGACTTTCCGCGCCCATTGGTGACCCTTCCAGGCAGACAGCCTCAGCAGCGCCCCTGGTGGACAGGATGGTTCGGCAAAGCAGCCTGA
- the SF1 gene encoding splicing factor 1 isoform X8: MATGANATPLDFPSKKRKRSRWNQDTMEQKTVIPGMPTVIPPGLTREQERAYIVQLQIEDLTRKLRTGDLGIPPNPEDRSPSPEPIYNSEGKRLNTREFRTRKKLEEERHNLITEMVALNPDFKPPADYKPPATRVSDKVMIPQDEYPEINFVGLLIGPRGNTLKNIEKECNAKIMIRGKGSVKEGKVGRKDGQMLPGEDEPLHALVTANTMENVKKAVEQIRNILKQGIETPEDQNDLRKMQLRELARLNGTLREDDNRILRPWQSSETRSITNTTVCTKCGGAGHIASDCKFQRPGDPQSAQDKARMDKEYLSLMAELGEAPVPASVGSTSGPATTPLASAPRPAAPANNPPPPSLMSTTQSRPPWMNSGPSESRPYHGMHGGGPGGPGGGPHSFPHPLPSLTGGHGGHPMQHNPNGPPPPWMQPPPPPMNQGPHPPGHHGPPPMGKSVPGKYACGLWGLSPASRKRYDAAATYGHDATAAAASQWAASAPSLWSSSPMATAAAAASATPSAQQQYGFQYPLAMAAKYDDYHHERWHRVHPAMATAAGGCRSFSRSPSDARQPHYGAPAPRGPAASAARGPSPSAASAAWFRRHDVCPAPSSSASHGPF, encoded by the exons ATGGCGACCGGAGCGAACGCTACGCCGCTGG ACTTCCCCAGTAAGAAGCGGAAGAGGAGCCGCTGGAACCAAGACACAATGGAACAGAAGACGGTGATTCCAGGAATGCCTACAGTCATCCCCCCTGGACTTACTCGGGAACAAGAAAGAGCTTATATAG TGCAACTGCAGATAGAAGACCTGACTCGTAAACTGCGCACAGGAGACCTGGGCATCCCCCCTAACCCTGAGGACAG GTCCCCTTCCCCTGAGCCCATCTACAATAGTGAGGGGAAGAGGCTTAACACTCGCGAGTTCCGCACCCGCAAGAAACTGGAGGAGGAACGGCATAATCTCATCACGGAAATGGTTGCCCTCAACCCTGATTTCAAGCCTCCTGCAGATTACAA ACCTCCAGCAACACGTGTGAGCGATAAAGTAATGATCCCACAAGATGAGTATCCGGAAATCAATTTTGTGGGGCTGCTGATTGGGCCAAG AGGGAACACCTTGAAGAACATAGAGAAGGAGTGTAATGCCAAGATCATGATCCGGGGGAAAGGTTCTGTGAAAGAAGGGAAAGTTGGGCGCAAAGATGGCCAGATGCTGCCAGGAGAAGATGAGCCGCTTCACGCCCTGGTCACTGCCAATACCATGGAGAATGTGAAGAAAGCAGTAGAACAG ATAAGAAACATTCTGAAGCAGGGTATTGAGACCCCTGAGGACCAGAATGACCTACGGAAGATGCAACTTCGAGAGTTGGCTCGCTTGAATGGGACCCTTCGGGAAGATGATAACAG GATCTTAAGACCCTGGCAGAGCTCTGAGACCCGCAGCATTACCAATACCACAGTCTGTACCAAGTGTGGCGGGGCTGGCCACATTGCTTCCGATTGCAAGTTCCAAAG GCCTGGTGACCCCCAGTCAGCTCAGGATAAAGCACGGATGGATAAAGAATACTTGTCCCTTATGGCTGAACTGGGGGAGGCACCTGTGCCCGCATCTGTGGGCTCCACCTCTGGGCCTGCCACCACACCACTGGCCAGTGCACCTCGGCCTGCTGCTCCTGCCAACAACCCACCTCCGCCG TCTCTCATGTCCACTACCCAGAGCCGCCCACCCTGGATGAACTCCGGCCCGTCAGAGAGTCGGCCCTACCATGGCATGCATGGAGGTGGCCCCGGTGGGCCCGGAGGTGGCCCCCACAGCTTCCCACACCCGCTGCCCAGCCTCACAGGTGGACATGGTGGACATCCCATGCAGCACAACCCTAATGGACCTCCACCCCCCTGGATGCAGCCGCCACCACCACCGATGAACCAGGGCCCCCACCCACCTGGGCACCACGGCCCTCCTCCAATGGGTAA ATCAGTACCTGGGAAGTACGCCTGTGGGCTCTGGGGTCTATCGCCTGCATCAAGGAAAAG GTATGATGCCGCCGCCACCTATGGGCATGatgccaccgccgccgccgcctcccagTGGGCAGCCTCCGCCCCCTCCCTCTGGTCCTCTTCCCCCatggcaacagcagcagcagcagcctccgcCACCCCCTCCGCCCAGCAGCAGTATGGCTTCCAGTACCCCCTTGCCATGGCAGCAAA ATACGACGACTACCACCACGAGCGCTGGCACAGGGTCCATCCCGCCATGGCAACAGCAGCAGGCGGCTGCCGCAGCTTCTCCAGGAGCCCCTCAGATGCAAGGCAACCCCACTATggtgcccctgcccccaggggtCCAGCCGCCTCTGCCGCCCGGGGCCCCTCCCCCTCCGCCGCCTCCGCCGCCTGGTTCCGCCGGCATGATGTatgccccgccccctcctcctccgcCTCCCATGGACCCTTCTAA